Within Spinacia oleracea cultivar Varoflay chromosome 4, BTI_SOV_V1, whole genome shotgun sequence, the genomic segment GATGCTGTGTACTCCATTGCTTTGATGAACTTTATTTGCACTTTTCAACCATTCTGTTGCTTGTCATTATCTCCAATAATGCTTGACTGGGTAGAAATCTTCAACTGTTTATATCTTCATGTCTCCAGGGGTTGTGTGGAGAATTGTCAGGAGACGGGTTGTGTTGGAAGTCAACAATGCTTTCAGGATTGCATATTCACCGCTGATGGTAACATTTCTGATGGTCGGTGGTACCTCCAAGAACCTCTCTATCTGAAATGGAAACAATGGGATTGCCACAGTGATTGCCGCTACTATTGTATGCTTGCAAGGGAGGAGGAAAGAAGAAAGCTCGGCGAGAAGCCTGTCAAGTATCACGGAAGATGGCCTTTTCGTCGTGTTTATGGAATTCAGGTTCTTATGTGTTCCTGTTTGTTGCAATATGTTAGATTATATTGCAGTAGTATTAACTTTATTTGTCCTTCAATTAGCAAGTTCAAATATTTTCGACTTGTTTCTCCAGGAACCTGTTTCTGTTTCTTTTTCTGCACTCAATCTTACTATACAATTTCATGGTTGGATATCTTTCTTCATTCTTGTCAACTACAAGCTGCCTTTGACGGATAATCGAAAGAGGTACTATGAATATTCTGGCCTTTGGCATATCTATGGTGTCCTAGCAATGAACTGTTGGTTCTGGGCTCCAGTTTTCCACAGCCGGTAAGAACTCATCGTCTCATCCTTTTGTTCTTTTCTGTTAATTCGATTATTATGCATCTATTATAGCTGTAAACCTGTAAGATATCCCTAAATTTTTGCCAaaaaatgacttagaacgaccaaattagccttaaatgtgaaataatagattgtaaagagccttagaaagttgtaaatatgcatattaaacgtgtaataagtttgaaaacattccttaggttctttagttcaaagttgggttcgaaaacttcatttttgcctaaaaatgacatagaacgaccaaattagccttaaatatgaactaatagattgtaaagagccttagaaagttgtaaatatgcatattaaacgtgtaataagtttgaaaacattcctttggttctttagttcaaagttgggttcgaaaacgtcatttttgcctaaaaatgtcctagaacgacccaattacccttaaatgtaaaataatagattgtaaagagccttagaaagttgtaaatatgcatattaaacgtgtattaagtttgaaaacattccttaggttctttagttcaaagttggattcgaaaacttcatttttgcctaaaaatgacttagaacgaccaaattagccttaaatgtgaaataatagattgtaaagagccttagaaagttgtaaatatgcatattaaaggtgtaataagtttgaaaacattccttaggttctttggttcaaagttgggttcgaaaacgttatttttgcctaaaaatgtcctagaacgacccaattagccttaaatgtgaaataatagattgtaaagagccttagaaagttgtaaatatgcatattaaacgtgtaataagtttgaaaacattccttaggttctttagttcaaagttgggttcgaaaacttcatttttgcctaaaaatgtcctagaacgacc encodes:
- the LOC110785166 gene encoding uncharacterized protein, which encodes MPPANVAAPASLSPLPANAAGHTSIPSIRHYPFSLSSPYSTKLPSNDLYDATKKKKLPRPSEILFQPKVANYLANLVGTVTMPVKFRTSIDGKSWASTLISHQRPPFFNQSSLWLSIYLKSVTYQQIQWSKVLVLEMIPVNVLALLLAVFDAVYSIALMNFICTFQPFCCLSLSPIMLDWVEIFNCLYLHVSRGCVENCQETGCVGSQQCFQDCIFTADGNISDGRWYLQEPLYLKWKQWDCHSDCRYYCMLAREEERRKLGEKPVKYHGRWPFRRVYGIQEPVSVSFSALNLTIQFHGWISFFILVNYKLPLTDNRKRYYEYSGLWHIYGVLAMNCWFWAPVFHSR